The Malus domestica chromosome 10, GDT2T_hap1 genome contains a region encoding:
- the LOC103444959 gene encoding tobamovirus multiplication protein 1-like, producing the protein MISRKGLVFNYSGGGGGGGGSYDWWNQDQKQWESSGGGSSSTYYILCASYGLVSLVALVQLGRIQLRVPEYGWTIQKVFHLMNFLVNGLRALLFGVYKAVFLIKPKALEMLLFMDLPGLLFFSTYTLLVLFWAEIYHQARSLPTDKLRPAYYVINGFVYFTQVCIWILLWLSRSPVAVEVARLFFSVISFCTALGFLIYGGRLFIMLRHFPIESRGRQKKLEEVGWVTGICCTCFLIRCIVLAVSAFDKDADVDVIGHPILNLVYYMSAEIVPSALVLFILRKLPPRRVSDQYQPIS; encoded by the exons atGATAAGCAGGAAGGGCTTGGTGTTTAATTACAGCGGTGGCGGGGGCGGTGGCGGAGGCTCATATGATTGGTGGAATCAGGATCAGAAACAATGGGAGAGTAGCGGCGGCGGCAGCAGCAGCACTTACTATATCTTGTGTGCTTCTTATGGATTGGTTTCCCTTGTTGCACTG GTACAACTTGGGCGCATTCAGTTAAGAGTGCCAGAATATGGGTGGACGATACAAAAGGTTTTCCATTTGATGAACTTTCTAGTGAATGGAT TGAGGGCTCTCCTATTTGGTGTCTACAAGGCTGTCTTCCTTATTAAACCTAAG GCTCTTGAAATGCTGCTTTTTATGGATCTTCCTGGACTTCTATTTTTTTCCACGTATACGTTACTTGTCTTATTTTGGGCTGAGATCTATCACCAG GCCAGAAGTCTTCCGACAGATAAACTTAGACCTGCATATTATGTTATAAACGGTTTTGTATACTTCACACAG GTGTGCATTTGGATTTTGTTGTGGTTAAGCAGAAGTCCTGTTGCCGTAGAAGTTGCTAGACTCTTCTTTTCAG TTATTTCATTCTGTACTGCTCTGGGATTCTTGATATATGGTGGAAG GTTGTTTATCATGCTAAGGCACTTCCCCATTGAGTCAAGAGGACGTCAAAAAAAGCTAGAGGAG GTTGGATGGGTCACAGGCATTTGCTGCACATGTTTCTTGATAAGATGCATTGTG CTCGCGGTTTCTGCATTTGACAAAGATGCAGATGTCGATGTCATTGGTCATCCCATCCTCAACCTTGTTTATTACATG TCGGCGGAGATTGTTCCATCGGCTTTGGTGCTTTTCATCCTCCGAAAGCTGCCCCCGAGGCGTGTTTCTGATCAATACCAACCCATAAGTTGA
- the LOC103422096 gene encoding calmodulin-binding transcription activator 2-like, with protein sequence MAERGSDAQGRRLDFRQLLVEAQHRWLRPAEICEILSNFHKFHISPEPPNKPRSGSLYLFDRKVLRYFRKDGHNWRKKRDGKTVKEAHEKLKVGSVDVLHCYYAHGEDDENFQRRCYWLLEQDLMHIVFVHYLQVKGNRANVGGIIENDEVTPDLKRGSPWTSSPSNSNGRTPSGYTDHASPSSTSTSACEDVDSGDSRQASSLFHSVFESPKMGNGPLMDNAEIDPSLHPSSNNHDGQSSIHGVYRPQFENDQHCFSADSTGVIDCQKTLGAVSWEEILEQCTTGFHTGTSHASMSTTQIGSGEVPVEQQILGNSFLKEEFGSSMPFQTNWQLPLGDNSLQLPECSLDQSTNLQRTLDANLRNTPDLVSAHLNQRNEQLVQDDLQAQLTNAESECLIISSSEHDVPKDGNVNYAFTLRQQLLDREDGLKKVDSFSRWVSKELEEVDDLQMQSSSGIPWSTAEYGDVVDDSSLSPSVSQDQLFSIVDFSPKWAYTDSEIEVLVFGTFLVSQKEVTKYSWSCMFGEVEVPAQVLASGVLFCFAPPHSAGQVPFYVTCSNRLACSEVREFNYQVGSTKGFDMTDIGDGAAHEMHLHLRLESLLSLRPLSPSGQPFGGVKENRNLISKIISLQEEEDYLAEPTVVNYLLQNEGMEHLIKLMKEKLYTWLLYKAIEDGKGPSVLDAEGQGVLHLAAALGYDWAIKPTVTAGVSINFRDVNGWTALHWAAFCGREHTVAVLVSLGADPGALTDPSPEVPLGRTPADLASVSSHKGISGFLAESSLTTYLKSLTMNDAKEDGAAEISGTKVVKTFSERIATPVSYGDMPDALSLKDSLTAITNATQAADRIQQMLRMQSFERRRLTEYDSDEFGMPDERAISFITSKSHKGPINRNAHTAAVQIQKKFRGWKKRKEFLIIRQRIVKIQAHVRGHQVRKQYKAITWSVGILEKVILRWRRKGTGLRGFRPDAVAKIPDPQTVASSEDDYDFLKKGRKQTEERLQKALTRVKSMVQYPEGRAQYRRLLNVVEGFGETKVNDMAVEVSEEKAEGGDEKAEGGDDLIDIDKLLDDDTFMSIAFD encoded by the exons ATGGCGGAACGCGGATCGGACGCTCAGGGTCGTCGATTAG ACTTTCGGCAATTACTGGTTGAGGCCCAGCACCGATGGCTGCGCCCTGCCGAAATCTGTGAAATTCTTAGCAATTTTCACAAGTTCCATATTTCACCAGAGCCTCCGAACAAACCACGTA GCGGTTCGCTTTATCTTTTTGACAGGAAGGTTCTGAGATACTTTAGAAAGGATGGACATAACTGGAGGAAGAAACGAGACGGCAAGACTGTGAAGGAGGCCCATGAGAAGCTAAAG GTTGGCAGTGTAGATGTTCTACACTGCTACTATGCCCATGGAGAAGatgatgaaaattttcaaaggcGCTGCTATTGGCTGCTCGAGCA ggatttgatgcacATAGTTTTTGTTCATTACTTGCAAGTAAAG GGTAATAGGGCAAATGTAGGAGGCATTATAGAGAATGATGAGGTTACACCGGATCTGAAAAGGGGCAGCCCCTGGACTTCTAGCCCTTCTAATAGTAATGGCAGAACACCTTCAGGATATACAGATCATGCAAGCCCAAGCAGCACTTCGACATCAGCATGTGAAGATGTTGATTCCG GAGATAGTCGCCAAGCGAGTTCCTTATTTCACTCAGTTTTTGAGTCACCAAAAATGGGGAATGGTCCTCTCATGGACAACGCAGAGATTGATCCCTCACTGCATCCAAGTTCAA ACAATCATGATGGCCAGTCATCAATTCATGGAGTCTACAGGCCACAAtttgagaatgatcaacattGTTTCAGTGCTGACTCTACTGGTGTGATTGATTGTCAAAAAACACTTGGCGCGGTATCCTGGGAAGAAATTTTGGAACAATGCACCACAGGATTCCACACCGGAACTTCTCATGCATCAATGTCTACCACCCAAATTGGTTCTGGTGAAGTTCCTGTTGAACAACAAATTTTAGGGAATAGTTTTTTAAAGGAGGAGTTTGGGAGTTCTATGCCATTTCAAACAAATTGGCAG CTTCCTTTGGGAGACAATTCACTGCAGTTGCCTGAGTGTTCCCTGGACCAGTCAACGAATTTGCAAAGAACTCTTGATGCGAATCTGAGAAATACTCCTGACCTTGTTAGTGCTCATCTCAATCAGCGAAATGAGCAGCTTGTGCAGGACGACCTTCAAGCACAGCTTACAAATGCAGAATCTGAATGTTTAATCATATCAAGTTCTGAGCATGATGTTCCTAAAGATGGGAATGTCAACTATGCTTTCACTTTGAGACAGCAATTATTAGATCGAGAAGACGGTTTGAAGAAAGTTGACAGCTTTTCTAGGTGGGTTTCCAAGGAACTCGAAGAGGTAGATGATCTGCAGATGCAATCTTCATCTGGTATTCCATGGAGCACGGCTGAATATGGAGATGTAGTTGATGATTCCTCGTTGAGCCCCTCCGTCTCCCAGGACCAGCTTTTCAGCATAGTTGATTTTTCACCAAAGTGGGCGTATACAGACTCTGAAATTGAG GTTCTGGTTTTCGGAACATTCTTGGTAAGTCAAAAGGAGGTAACAAAATACAGCTGGTCTTGTATGTTCGGGGAGGTGGAGGTTCCAGCACAGGTTTTAGCCAGTGGAGTTCTTTTCTGTTTTGCTCCACCTCACAGTGCCGGGCAAGTCCCTTTCTATGTAACCTGTTCCAACAGGTTAGCTTGTAGTGAAGTAAGGGAGTTCAATTATCAAGTGGGCTCCACTAAAGGTTTTGATATGACAGATATAGGCGATGGTGCTGCACATGAAATGCATCTTCACTTACGTCTTGAGAGTTTACTGTCTCTGAGACCTTTAAGCCCTTCAGGTCAACCATTTGGAGGTGTTAAGGAGAATCGAAACCTAATTAGTAAAATCATATCACTCCAGGAGGAAGAGGATTATTTAGCAGAGCCAACAGTAGTGAATTATTTGCTCCAAAATGAAGGGATGGAACATCTTATAAAGCTGATGAAAGAGAAGTTGTACACATGGCTCCTTTATAAAGCAATAGAAGATGGTAAAGGACCAAGTGTATTAGATGCTGAGGGACAAGGTGTCCTACATTTAGCAGCTGCCCTTGGCTACGATTGGGCCATAAAACCCACTGTAACTGCGGGAGTTAGCATCAATTTTCGTGATGTTAATGGATGGACTGCCCTTCATTGGGCTGCATTCTGTGGCAG AGAGCATACAGTTGCAGTCCTTGTATCTCTTGGTGCAGATCCGGGAGCACTGACTGATCCGTCTCCAGAGGTTCCTTTGGGTAGAACACCGGCGGATCTGGCATCTGTTAGCAGTCACAAAGGAATCTCAGGCTTCCTTGCTGAGTCTTCCCTGACCACTTACCTTAAATCCCTTACAATGAACGATGCAAAGGAAGATGGTGCTGCAGAAATATCTGGAACAAAAGTTGTCAAAACTTTTTCAGAGCGGATAGCTACACCTGTGAGTTACGGTGATATGCCCGATGCACTGTCACTGAAGGACTCACTTACTGCTATAACTAATGCTACCCAAGCTGCTGATCGGATACAGCAAATGCTCAGGATGCAGTCATTTGAGAGGAGACGGTTAACTGAGTATGACAGTGATGAGTTCGGAATGCCGGATGAGCGAGCAATTTCATTCATAACTTCCAAATCACACAAGGGACCGATCAACAGAAATGCTCATACTGCTGCAGTTCAGATACAGAAAAAGTTTCGTGGttggaaaaagagaaaagaattcTTGATAATTCGTCAGAGAATTGTTAAAATCCAG GCCCATGTAAGGGGACACCAGGTAAGGAAACAATACAAGGCAATCACCTGGTCAGTTGGAATTCTGGAGAAAGTTATTTTGCGTTGGAGACGTAAGGGGACTGGTTTACGAGGATTCCGACCAGATGCAGTTGCCAAGATTCCGGACCCCCAAACTGTGGCCTCAAGTGAGGATGATTATGATTTTCtcaagaaaggaagaaaacaaaCAGAGGAAAGATTACAAAAAGCACTTACCAGGGTAAAGTCTATGGTTCAATATCCAGAAGGAAGAGCTCAATACCGTAGACTGCTAAATGTTGTTGAAGGATTCGGTGAAACAAAG GTAAATGACATGGCTGTCGAGGTATCAGAAGAAAAGGCTGAGGGTGGTGATGAAAAGGCCGAGGGTGGCGATGATCTAATTGATATCGACAAGTTGTTGGATGATGACACTTTCATGTCTATAGCATTTGATTGA